A single Leptolyngbya subtilissima AS-A7 DNA region contains:
- a CDS encoding DUF1772 domain-containing protein, translating to MSSIDAGLTLKLCTALGCGLVAGVFFAFSTFVMQALGQQPPAQGIATMQSINITVINPWFMGVLFGTAAGCLGLIAASLTKGLPGAKYLLIGSLLYLLGTILVTVAFNVPLNDALARVNPDSAEGASFWTKYLASWTLWNHVRTGAALAAAALLTLSLRL from the coding sequence ATGTCCTCTATTGATGCTGGACTCACCCTCAAACTCTGCACCGCCTTGGGTTGCGGGCTAGTTGCAGGCGTCTTCTTTGCCTTTTCTACCTTTGTGATGCAAGCCCTGGGCCAGCAACCGCCTGCCCAAGGCATCGCCACCATGCAGTCAATCAATATCACCGTGATCAACCCCTGGTTTATGGGCGTGCTGTTTGGCACAGCGGCAGGCTGCCTTGGCCTAATCGCTGCTTCGCTCACCAAAGGATTGCCTGGCGCTAAGTATCTGCTCATCGGCAGTCTGCTCTACCTGCTCGGCACCATTCTTGTCACCGTCGCCTTCAACGTGCCGCTTAACGATGCGCTGGCGAGGGTAAACCCAGACAGTGCCGAGGGAGCCAGTTTCTGGACCAAATATCTGGCTAGCTGGACGCTGTGGAACCACGTTCGTACGGGGGCGGCGCTGGCAGCAGCAGCATTGCTCACGCTCTCCCTCCGTCTGTAG
- a CDS encoding FMN-dependent NADH-azoreductase, with the protein MAHLLHIDSSPRGDRSHSRRMTREFVAAWQQTHPNDTVTYRDVGRQPVPHVDEPWIAAAYTPDDQRTPELWEAIRVSDQLIDELIAADILVVGVPMYNFSVPSTFKAYIDQIVRLGRTFAIDYENEADPYKPLLHGKKMFVITARGASGFGPGERYGHMNHQDPYLRVAFGFIGITDITFVHIENDEHSSESLATSIAAAQAQVAELVAA; encoded by the coding sequence ATGGCGCACCTTTTGCACATCGATTCCAGTCCGCGGGGCGATCGCTCCCACTCTCGCCGCATGACCCGGGAGTTTGTCGCAGCCTGGCAACAGACCCACCCCAACGACACCGTCACCTACCGCGATGTCGGTCGTCAACCAGTGCCCCATGTGGATGAGCCTTGGATTGCCGCTGCCTATACCCCAGACGACCAGCGCACCCCCGAGCTATGGGAGGCGATCCGGGTGAGTGACCAGCTCATTGACGAACTGATCGCCGCCGATATTCTGGTAGTTGGCGTGCCCATGTACAACTTCAGCGTGCCCAGCACCTTCAAAGCCTACATCGACCAAATTGTTCGCCTGGGCCGCACCTTTGCGATCGACTATGAGAATGAAGCAGACCCCTACAAACCGCTGCTCCACGGCAAAAAAATGTTCGTGATCACCGCTCGGGGAGCGTCAGGCTTTGGTCCCGGCGAGCGTTACGGCCACATGAATCATCAAGATCCTTACCTGCGGGTAGCGTTTGGGTTCATTGGCATCACCGATATCACCTTTGTGCATATCGAAAATGACGAGCACAGCAGCGAAAGCTTAGCCACCTCGATTGCGGCGGCCCAGGCCCAGGTGGCAGAACTGGTTGCCGCTTGA
- a CDS encoding helix-turn-helix domain-containing protein, protein MNAAKTRHAQGLQNHLGIDNAEFICLPNLSSRDLGWEHIQVGQFQHPPGECRIASEAQHTICLSLAARPVRFLQIKDGKTHSSLYGKGDISITPAQTPFFARWQDDDHYVELRLDSGFMATVAQESLGLNPNRIELIPEFRLRDGRLEAIALMLLDELNQANPGGKLYVESLTNLLAVHLLRQYAVARPPLPIHPSGLPQRQLLPVLDHIHEALDADLKLADLAAIAGLSPFHFSHQFKQAMGMAPYQYVLQQRVERAKQLLKQTNHSIVEIALLCGFNSHSHLSKQFRQTTGTTPSAYRAIVQ, encoded by the coding sequence ATGAATGCAGCTAAAACCAGGCATGCTCAGGGTTTGCAAAACCACCTAGGAATAGATAACGCTGAATTCATCTGTCTACCCAATCTATCGAGTCGGGACTTGGGCTGGGAGCACATTCAGGTGGGGCAGTTTCAGCACCCGCCGGGGGAATGTCGGATTGCCTCAGAAGCGCAGCATACGATTTGCCTATCGTTAGCGGCCCGTCCAGTGCGATTTTTGCAGATTAAAGACGGCAAAACCCACAGCAGTCTCTACGGCAAAGGCGACATTTCCATTACACCAGCCCAAACGCCGTTTTTTGCCCGCTGGCAGGACGATGACCACTACGTCGAGCTGCGGCTTGACTCCGGCTTTATGGCCACCGTCGCCCAAGAATCCCTGGGGCTGAATCCTAATCGCATCGAGCTTATCCCCGAATTTCGCCTGCGAGATGGGCGCTTAGAGGCGATCGCCTTGATGCTGCTCGACGAACTCAACCAAGCCAACCCCGGTGGCAAGCTCTACGTCGAGTCGCTGACCAACCTACTGGCGGTGCACCTGCTGCGGCAGTACGCTGTCGCCAGACCACCATTGCCCATTCACCCCAGCGGATTGCCCCAGCGCCAGCTCTTGCCGGTGTTAGATCACATCCACGAAGCCCTGGATGCCGACCTTAAGCTGGCGGATTTGGCGGCGATCGCAGGTCTCAGCCCCTTCCATTTCAGCCATCAGTTCAAACAGGCGATGGGAATGGCCCCCTATCAGTACGTGCTGCAACAGCGTGTCGAGCGGGCCAAGCAGTTGTTGAAACAAACCAACCACTCTATTGTGGAAATCGCCCTGCTGTGTGGGTTCAACAGCCATAGCCACCTGAGCAAGCAGTTTCGCCAGACCACCGGCACCACCCCCAGCGCCTACCGAGCGATCGTGCAGTAA
- a CDS encoding glutaredoxin family protein, translating to MTKFVLYSKPGCHLCEGLEEKLVAAAHLPFELEVRDITTCDDWFQRYQYEIPVLCCVREGDSGLQEIPLPRLSPRAPQAKVEQLIQTYVGQSKAE from the coding sequence GTGACTAAATTTGTGCTCTACAGCAAGCCCGGCTGCCACCTATGCGAAGGGCTCGAAGAAAAACTCGTAGCCGCCGCCCACCTGCCCTTTGAGCTAGAGGTGCGCGACATTACCACCTGCGACGACTGGTTTCAGCGCTACCAGTACGAGATTCCGGTGCTCTGCTGTGTGCGCGAGGGCGACTCTGGCCTTCAAGAAATTCCCCTGCCGCGCCTGTCGCCCAGGGCACCTCAGGCCAAGGTGGAGCAATTGATACAGACTTATGTGGGTCAGAGTAAGGCAGAATAG
- a CDS encoding UDP-N-acetylmuramoyl-L-alanyl-D-glutamate--2,6-diaminopimelate ligase, with protein MKLRQLLENLPGGLIETGFSLPQGIGDPDIKGICTNSHACQPGDVFIGMPGTRVDGGEFWPSAVESGAAAALVSTQALQARPAESDACVVPMTDMAVACAEVAARFYNYPARQMGLVGVTGTNGKTTTTHLIEHLLNAAEQPTALLGTLYTRWPGHQKTALYTTPFAVELQAELATARDAGCRYAVLEVSSHALAQKRVWGCPFEVAVFTNLTQDHLDYHSDMEDYFQAKALLFSEAYLAGRAVVNIDTPYGERLVAQLPRDRVWTYSTQNPAADLYTGDLTYQANGVTGTLKTPAGTVPFSSPLVGQFNLENLLAAVGAALHLGVALDTVAAALPGFGGVPGRMEQVKISESQDISVIVDYAHTPDSLKNSLQAARPFVPGRLICVFGCGGDRDRTKRPQMGCIAYELADVVVVTSDNPRTEDPQQILHDVVAGIPAELGEDQVVGDRATAIQLAINLAQPGDGILIAGKGHEDYQILGTEKIHFDDREQARHFLEKRYMS; from the coding sequence ATGAAGCTGCGCCAACTGCTTGAGAACCTTCCCGGTGGGCTGATCGAGACTGGGTTTTCGCTGCCGCAGGGGATAGGCGACCCTGACATCAAAGGCATCTGCACCAATTCCCACGCTTGCCAGCCGGGGGATGTGTTCATTGGCATGCCGGGTACGCGGGTCGATGGCGGCGAATTTTGGCCCAGCGCTGTAGAGTCTGGGGCAGCGGCGGCGCTGGTGTCTACCCAAGCCTTACAGGCTCGCCCAGCCGAGAGCGATGCTTGCGTGGTGCCCATGACCGATATGGCGGTAGCCTGTGCTGAAGTGGCTGCTCGGTTCTACAACTACCCGGCCCGTCAGATGGGGCTGGTGGGGGTGACAGGCACCAACGGCAAGACGACAACGACCCACCTAATCGAGCATTTGTTGAATGCCGCGGAGCAACCCACGGCGCTGTTAGGAACGCTCTACACCCGCTGGCCGGGGCATCAGAAAACCGCTCTCTATACCACCCCCTTTGCGGTCGAACTCCAGGCTGAGTTGGCTACTGCGCGAGATGCGGGCTGTCGCTATGCGGTGTTAGAAGTCAGCTCCCACGCCCTGGCTCAAAAGCGAGTATGGGGCTGTCCCTTTGAGGTGGCAGTCTTCACCAACCTGACCCAGGATCACCTCGATTACCACAGCGACATGGAGGACTACTTCCAGGCTAAGGCGCTGCTGTTTAGCGAGGCATATCTGGCGGGTCGTGCGGTGGTGAATATCGATACGCCCTACGGAGAGCGACTGGTTGCCCAGCTGCCCCGCGATCGCGTCTGGACCTACAGCACCCAAAATCCCGCTGCCGACCTGTACACCGGCGATCTCACCTACCAGGCTAACGGCGTCACCGGAACGCTGAAGACCCCAGCGGGCACTGTGCCCTTTAGCTCGCCGCTGGTGGGGCAGTTTAACCTAGAGAATTTGCTGGCGGCGGTAGGGGCAGCTCTGCACCTGGGCGTGGCCCTCGACACTGTCGCAGCCGCTCTGCCGGGCTTTGGCGGCGTACCTGGGCGCATGGAACAGGTGAAAATTTCTGAGAGCCAGGATATCAGCGTGATTGTGGACTATGCCCATACGCCGGACAGCCTGAAGAATTCTCTGCAGGCGGCGCGGCCGTTTGTGCCGGGGCGACTGATCTGCGTGTTTGGCTGCGGGGGCGATCGCGATCGCACCAAGCGTCCCCAGATGGGCTGCATTGCCTACGAACTGGCCGATGTGGTGGTGGTCACCTCCGACAACCCCCGCACCGAAGACCCCCAGCAGATTTTGCACGATGTGGTGGCGGGCATCCCGGCGGAGCTAGGGGAAGATCAGGTGGTGGGCGATCGCGCCACCGCCATCCAGTTGGCGATCAACTTGGCCCAGCCGGGGGATGGCATTCTCATCGCGGGCAAGGGGCACGAAGACTACCAGATTCTTGGCACCGAAAAAATTCACTTTGACGACCGCGAGCAGGCGCGTCATTTTCTCGAAAAACGGTATATGAGCTGA
- a CDS encoding ATP-binding protein: MLTSFWVGASLAPARWSTMQSYQEQEVSLHRLLQLTAAAPDYVQVKPKGFKAILQSTVEFLEAHDIQAHLLVKLPVGDLWNEDVLRYGQGLELPYRVLRFARPDAEPSPNLGNEVVVPLPESHTWRGDYFVVVQSESFAAMLIAHRLQPLSATPTGQSQRLTPEGQRDSEDDDEASPLLEEATAARSSYLSVCCSINPDLVATVVSAIRRQIDQGLGTADVGLDLAALTQQWPQLRPTHSLTPTYLTLVDRWLNWQLKRQEHLRQSASTYRRQALNMSSLSSQNEVLINTLRLKDDFLNTVGQELRTPLTTIKTALTLLDSPHLKPPQRQRYMEMISHECDRQSALISGVLNLLQMETSVSQAQLDPLNLSETVPPVVSTYQPLAEEKGIMLAYTIPSRLPPVLCPDSWLRQVMIHLLNNSLKYTPSGGQVWVTASSTADHAEIEVRDTGIGISAGDLPHIFEHFYRGRNLPPAETEGAGLGLSIVQQLLLYCGGTVVTRSQPGEGTTMVVRLPIHHRRS; this comes from the coding sequence GTGCTGACCTCGTTTTGGGTAGGCGCTAGCCTGGCCCCGGCCCGTTGGAGCACTATGCAGTCTTACCAAGAACAAGAGGTGTCGCTGCACCGGCTTCTACAGCTGACTGCGGCAGCCCCAGACTATGTCCAGGTAAAACCTAAGGGGTTTAAGGCGATTCTACAATCGACTGTAGAGTTCCTTGAAGCCCACGACATTCAAGCCCACCTGCTAGTAAAGCTGCCTGTGGGCGATCTGTGGAATGAGGATGTGCTGCGCTACGGTCAAGGGCTGGAGCTGCCCTATCGGGTGTTGCGGTTTGCGCGTCCTGATGCAGAGCCCTCGCCCAACTTGGGCAACGAGGTAGTGGTGCCTTTGCCAGAGAGCCACACCTGGCGAGGCGACTACTTTGTGGTGGTGCAATCTGAGTCCTTTGCGGCCATGCTGATCGCCCATCGGCTGCAGCCGCTGTCGGCTACTCCTACAGGGCAGAGTCAGCGACTGACCCCCGAGGGCCAACGCGACTCAGAGGATGACGACGAGGCCTCACCGCTTCTAGAAGAAGCGACGGCGGCGCGATCGTCGTATCTATCAGTGTGTTGTTCCATTAATCCTGACCTGGTGGCGACAGTGGTAAGCGCCATTCGCCGCCAGATTGATCAAGGTCTGGGCACCGCCGATGTCGGGCTCGATCTGGCCGCCCTGACCCAGCAGTGGCCCCAGCTGAGACCCACCCATTCACTCACCCCGACCTACCTCACCCTGGTCGATCGCTGGCTCAACTGGCAGCTCAAGCGTCAGGAGCACCTGCGCCAGTCGGCCTCGACCTACCGCCGACAGGCGTTGAATATGTCGAGCCTGTCATCCCAAAACGAGGTGTTAATCAATACTCTCCGCCTCAAGGATGATTTTCTCAACACGGTGGGCCAGGAACTACGCACTCCCCTGACCACCATCAAAACCGCCCTGACCCTGCTTGACTCGCCCCACCTTAAGCCTCCCCAGCGGCAGCGGTATATGGAGATGATTAGCCATGAGTGCGATCGCCAGAGTGCTTTGATTAGCGGCGTACTCAACCTGCTACAGATGGAGACCAGCGTTAGCCAAGCCCAGCTTGACCCGCTAAATTTGTCGGAAACCGTGCCCCCAGTAGTCAGCACCTATCAGCCCCTGGCTGAAGAAAAGGGCATTATGCTGGCTTACACCATTCCTAGCCGGTTGCCGCCGGTGCTTTGCCCCGACAGCTGGCTGCGACAGGTGATGATTCATCTGCTGAACAACAGCCTGAAATACACCCCCAGCGGCGGTCAGGTTTGGGTGACGGCTTCTAGCACCGCAGACCACGCCGAGATCGAAGTGCGTGATACTGGTATCGGCATTTCGGCTGGCGATCTGCCCCACATTTTTGAGCACTTCTATCGGGGCCGCAACCTGCCGCCTGCTGAAACCGAGGGGGCCGGTTTGGGGCTATCGATTGTGCAGCAGCTGCTGTTGTACTGTGGCGGCACTGTAGTAACCCGCAGCCAGCCCGGCGAAGGGACAACGATGGTGGTGCGGCTGCCCATTCACCATCGTCGTTCCTGA
- the rarD gene encoding EamA family transporter RarD has protein sequence MTSPKSAPAAPGDRSDAKTGAIYALLAYSTWGLLPIYWKLLGAASAVEVLSHRMIWSAVFLVGILLVQRRLEDLQTLLRSPRKVLVLLLTASLLTFNWGLYIYGVNSDRVVEASLGYYINPLVTVLLGFIFLKERLYRGQQVAVALAVVGVGYFIWQLGTVPWIALALAISFAFYGLLRKVVAVAPLVGLAVETLLITPLVLLFVSWLAASGQGHFGETLPITLLFIGAGVATSMPLLWFNKAAKRLTLATLGFFQYLAPSLSLLLGVFVYGEPFTPVHVVTFGCIWTALLLYSVTALWARDRELR, from the coding sequence TTGACCTCACCTAAATCTGCGCCGGCTGCCCCGGGCGATCGCTCCGATGCCAAGACGGGGGCGATTTATGCTCTGTTGGCTTACAGCACCTGGGGGCTACTGCCCATCTACTGGAAGCTGTTGGGCGCTGCCTCTGCCGTAGAGGTGCTCAGCCACCGCATGATTTGGTCAGCGGTATTTTTAGTCGGCATTTTGCTGGTGCAGCGGCGGCTGGAGGATTTGCAAACGCTACTGCGATCGCCCCGCAAAGTACTGGTGCTGCTGCTGACCGCCAGTCTGCTGACTTTCAACTGGGGGCTATATATCTACGGGGTGAATAGCGATCGCGTCGTCGAAGCCAGCCTGGGCTACTACATCAACCCGCTGGTGACTGTGCTGCTGGGATTTATCTTTCTCAAAGAGCGCTTGTACCGAGGTCAACAGGTGGCCGTAGCCCTGGCGGTAGTTGGAGTGGGCTACTTCATCTGGCAGCTGGGCACCGTACCGTGGATTGCCCTGGCCCTGGCGATTTCCTTTGCGTTTTACGGCCTGCTCCGCAAAGTAGTGGCGGTGGCCCCGCTGGTAGGTCTAGCGGTCGAAACCCTGCTGATTACCCCCCTGGTGCTGCTATTTGTGAGCTGGCTCGCGGCCAGCGGCCAGGGACATTTTGGGGAAACCCTGCCGATCACCCTGCTGTTTATCGGGGCTGGGGTGGCGACGTCGATGCCACTGCTGTGGTTTAACAAAGCGGCCAAACGGTTGACTTTGGCCACCCTCGGCTTCTTTCAGTACCTGGCCCCGTCGCTATCGCTGCTGCTGGGGGTGTTTGTCTACGGCGAGCCGTTCACCCCAGTTCACGTAGTCACCTTTGGCTGTATTTGGACGGCGCTGCTGCTGTACTCGGTCACGGCACTGTGGGCTAGGGACAGGGAACTGCGCTGA
- a CDS encoding SH3 domain-containing protein has translation MAVSIDPLRPLAIGLATTAAIAYGFTPIALAQGSRIVVQGLQENQSLIRECRRLNQSVEVFDNTRLGPIANRLGTLPAGTQVLLTGVVTEGRAQIFLGNNFNGLSSVQPMGWISASVLSPCSVRPPSAARACFRANVRLSVRATPATNANIIADYNAGDTIYSSRNPPWRQNSGDGRTWLEVTIFDGSTGWVTETSSYGQVIDISAVPCP, from the coding sequence ATGGCAGTAAGCATAGACCCCTTGAGACCGCTGGCGATTGGGCTGGCGACAACGGCGGCGATCGCCTATGGTTTCACCCCAATTGCCCTAGCCCAGGGGTCTAGAATCGTCGTTCAAGGCCTGCAAGAAAACCAGAGCCTCATTCGCGAGTGCCGACGGCTCAACCAATCCGTCGAGGTTTTTGACAACACCAGGCTGGGGCCCATTGCTAACCGCCTGGGTACCCTGCCAGCCGGTACTCAGGTACTTTTAACTGGGGTTGTCACCGAAGGCCGGGCTCAAATCTTTTTAGGGAATAACTTCAACGGTTTGTCATCTGTACAGCCTATGGGCTGGATCAGCGCCTCAGTTTTATCGCCTTGCAGCGTCAGGCCACCATCGGCAGCACGGGCCTGTTTTCGGGCCAATGTGCGGCTTTCGGTGAGGGCCACACCTGCCACAAACGCCAATATTATTGCTGACTACAACGCCGGAGATACCATTTACTCCTCTCGCAATCCACCCTGGCGGCAGAACTCCGGCGATGGCCGCACTTGGCTAGAGGTCACCATCTTTGATGGCAGCACTGGCTGGGTGACCGAAACCAGCTCCTACGGACAAGTTATAGACATCAGCGCAGTTCCCTGTCCCTAG
- a CDS encoding ABC transporter permease — translation MATTPRLPLLRNPAAKPATNVSMVLMGVGLAITLAFILIALLAPLMASWGWVLDPTTALQNPIHEPPGGAHWFGTTRQGYDVFSRTLFGTRAAWQVVLLATLLSVAIGVPLGMVSGYLGGWLDRALLFFMDTIYTLPGLLLSVTLAFVVGRGVVNAAIALSIAYIPQYYRVVRNHTVSVKTELFIEAAQAMGASTWTVLSRYLFLNVIQSVPVLFTLNAADAILVLGGLGFLGLGLPEQVPEWGADIRQALDALPTGIWWTALFPGLALTLMVTGLSLVGEGLNEFMNPLLRRENWR, via the coding sequence ATGGCTACCACTCCGCGATTGCCCCTGCTGCGCAACCCAGCCGCCAAACCGGCCACCAACGTATCTATGGTGCTGATGGGGGTGGGCTTGGCCATCACCCTGGCGTTCATTCTGATTGCCCTGCTAGCGCCGCTAATGGCGAGCTGGGGCTGGGTGCTTGACCCCACCACCGCCCTACAGAATCCCATCCACGAGCCCCCTGGGGGTGCCCACTGGTTTGGCACCACGCGACAGGGCTATGACGTATTTTCGCGCACGCTATTTGGCACCCGCGCCGCCTGGCAGGTGGTGCTGCTGGCTACGCTGCTCAGCGTAGCGATTGGGGTGCCCTTGGGTATGGTCAGCGGTTACCTGGGCGGCTGGCTCGATCGCGCGCTGCTGTTCTTTATGGATACGATCTACACCCTGCCGGGGCTGCTGCTCTCAGTCACCCTGGCCTTTGTGGTGGGTCGGGGAGTGGTAAACGCCGCGATCGCCCTCAGCATTGCCTACATTCCTCAGTATTACCGAGTGGTGCGCAACCACACCGTCAGCGTTAAGACCGAGCTGTTTATCGAAGCCGCTCAGGCCATGGGGGCTTCAACTTGGACGGTGCTGTCCCGCTATCTGTTTCTCAACGTGATTCAAAGCGTGCCGGTGCTATTTACCCTCAACGCCGCCGACGCCATTCTGGTGCTGGGGGGGCTGGGCTTTTTGGGACTGGGTCTGCCCGAACAGGTGCCCGAATGGGGGGCCGACATTCGCCAGGCTCTCGATGCACTGCCTACGGGCATTTGGTGGACAGCGTTGTTTCCCGGGCTGGCCCTGACCCTGATGGTGACGGGGCTATCCCTGGTGGGTGAGGGGCTGAATGAGTTTATGAACCCCCTGCTGCGCCGCGAAAACTGGCGATAG
- the queA gene encoding tRNA preQ1(34) S-adenosylmethionine ribosyltransferase-isomerase QueA — translation MCNSSNLAPETDPRAQSPSDEYSLAAYQYFLPPEKIAQTPVTPRDSSRLLVVDGPTTHRHHHFRDLPTLLQPGDLLVINDTRVIPARLPGYKPSGAQVEVFLLEDQGDNQWLALVRPGRRLKPGATVHFGPNPNQPDLIAQVLATDPETNGRLLKFEPQGSEPLLALFERLGEVPLPPYITDRAASPEQYQTVYAEAPGAVAAPTAGLHFTPELFERLEEKGVGRSHITLHVGVGTFRPVEADNILDHKMHGEWIDVSPETVAQINATKARGGRVIAVGTTVVRALEGAAQGGELQPYQGKVNLFIYPGYRYRAIDGLITNFHLPGSSLLMLVSALMGRERLLALYETAIQHDYRFYSFGDAMLILPEAVQGENVER, via the coding sequence ATGTGCAATAGTTCAAACCTTGCTCCAGAGACGGATCCAAGGGCTCAGAGCCCTTCTGATGAGTATTCCCTGGCGGCTTACCAATATTTTCTCCCACCAGAAAAAATTGCTCAAACTCCCGTCACACCAAGGGATTCGTCTCGTTTGCTGGTGGTCGATGGCCCCACTACCCACCGTCATCACCACTTCCGCGACCTACCTACGCTGCTGCAGCCGGGCGACTTACTTGTCATTAACGACACCCGGGTAATTCCGGCCCGGCTACCTGGGTATAAACCCAGCGGTGCCCAAGTGGAGGTGTTTTTGCTGGAAGACCAGGGCGATAACCAGTGGCTGGCTCTAGTGCGCCCTGGCCGCCGTTTGAAGCCAGGCGCCACAGTGCATTTTGGCCCCAATCCCAACCAGCCTGACCTAATAGCCCAGGTGCTGGCTACCGACCCTGAGACCAACGGTCGCTTGCTGAAGTTTGAGCCCCAGGGAAGTGAGCCCCTATTGGCCCTGTTTGAGCGGCTGGGGGAAGTCCCCCTACCGCCCTACATCACCGATAGGGCGGCTTCCCCTGAGCAATACCAGACGGTCTATGCTGAGGCCCCAGGGGCAGTGGCGGCTCCGACGGCGGGGCTGCACTTTACGCCAGAGCTGTTTGAGCGGCTAGAGGAGAAGGGGGTAGGGCGATCGCACATTACCCTCCACGTCGGCGTGGGCACCTTTCGCCCGGTGGAGGCCGACAACATTCTCGACCACAAAATGCACGGCGAATGGATTGATGTTTCGCCAGAAACCGTAGCGCAGATCAACGCCACCAAAGCCCGAGGCGGGCGCGTGATTGCCGTCGGTACGACAGTGGTGCGTGCCCTAGAAGGGGCTGCCCAAGGTGGCGAGCTGCAACCCTACCAGGGCAAAGTAAACCTGTTTATCTACCCCGGTTACAGGTACCGGGCGATCGATGGGCTGATTACCAACTTTCACCTGCCGGGCTCTAGTCTGCTGATGCTGGTCAGCGCGTTGATGGGCCGAGAGCGATTGTTGGCTCTCTACGAAACCGCTATTCAGCACGACTATCGCTTCTATTCCTTTGGCGATGCCATGCTGATTTTGCCTGAGGCAGTCCAAGGTGAAAACGTTGAGCGGTAG
- a CDS encoding alpha/beta fold hydrolase translates to MPLTYRQWGDGDPLMLLHGLADHGLVWQSLAETLRMRYRCLAPDLRGHGDSGKPDDVAAYDALELVDDLEALAIACHVEQLTVVAHSWAAKLALLWAKQQPQRVRRLVLVDPFFVNQLPRWLQPTFPLFYRTLPFLKVIGPFESYEAAESVARTLKQYRGWSPLQAAVFKAGIEQKPDSRWGSKFAIAARNGVFRDTLHRAGLTAELTVPTLLLLPQAGLNRKAWQLKPYRTHLPNLQIHTIPGNHWSHLVEPEGFNQSVADYLGR, encoded by the coding sequence GTGCCCCTGACCTACCGGCAGTGGGGAGACGGAGATCCACTGATGCTGCTCCACGGGCTAGCCGACCACGGGTTAGTGTGGCAGAGCTTAGCCGAAACCTTGAGGATGCGCTATCGCTGTCTGGCTCCCGACCTGCGCGGTCATGGCGACAGCGGTAAGCCCGACGATGTCGCCGCTTACGATGCGCTTGAACTGGTTGACGATTTAGAAGCTCTGGCGATCGCCTGTCACGTTGAGCAGCTCACTGTCGTGGCCCATTCTTGGGCCGCCAAACTGGCGCTGCTGTGGGCCAAGCAGCAACCCCAGCGCGTTCGTCGTCTGGTGTTGGTAGATCCGTTTTTTGTGAATCAGCTGCCGAGGTGGTTGCAGCCCACGTTCCCATTGTTCTATCGCACCCTACCCTTTTTGAAGGTGATAGGGCCGTTTGAGAGCTATGAGGCAGCAGAATCCGTCGCCCGCACCCTAAAGCAGTACCGAGGCTGGAGCCCCCTGCAAGCAGCAGTGTTTAAGGCCGGCATAGAGCAGAAGCCCGATAGCCGCTGGGGGAGTAAGTTTGCGATCGCCGCCCGCAACGGCGTGTTTCGCGACACTCTGCATCGGGCAGGGCTGACTGCAGAGCTGACGGTGCCGACCCTACTGCTTTTGCCCCAAGCCGGGCTCAACCGCAAGGCCTGGCAGCTCAAACCCTACCGCACCCATTTGCCCAACCTGCAAATACACACCATTCCTGGCAACCACTGGTCCCACTTGGTGGAACCTGAGGGGTTTAATCAAAGCGTGGCCGACTACCTGGGACGGTGA